Within the Prochlorococcus sp. MIT 1300 genome, the region ATTGTAGAACTATTAGCCTTTTTCTAGGCTGAACAATGAATAGTAGATTTGCAAGCCTTCGCATATTACTTAGCTGTTGAAGAGGTCTAATGGTAGAGGTCCCCAGGTGAAGGTTGGCTCAGTTGGGTCTGTATGGTGACTACTAATTAAAATACCTTCTCCTAATCCTTCTTCATGACGAATGCGAATTTCACCGCTGGATTGATTGGCTTTCAAGAATACTGGACCTTCTTCCTCTGGAGCTTCTACTAATTCCATAGGAGGCCATACAAGGATTCTTTCAATTTGTCTAATGGTCATTAATGACTGATTTGCTGATGGTGCCATAATCCCTAATGTGAACCATTCTGCTTTTGCCATTTCCATTTGAAGCTCTTTTAGTAATTTTTCTTTCTGCTGCTTCTTCAAAACCGGGGCCGTTCTGAGTTCATTTAGATCTCGAAGAGATTGTATATCGTGCTGGCTCATGATACTTTAGAAAAATTTGATGTGAATTCGATAGCTTTATAGCCTTTAATTGACTCCAAAAAGTAAGAAGTTGGCCTAATCTTTTAATAAATATATTCTTTTTAGACTCGAGGAAAGGCTAGTTTTGATTAACCCTACCCAATTTTGATATCTGGTTTTGCAATATTTGTGAAAAAGAGGTTAGTGACATGCTCCCAAGATCCTCTGCTTTAAGAGTTCGCACAGAAACTTCTCCTTTCTCTTGCTCTTTATCTCCAATTATTAGAAGGAAGGGAACCTTCTGAAGTGTATGTTCTCTTATTTTAAAGCCAACTTTTTCATTTCTTAAGTCGAGTTGAACCCTAAAACCACTTTTGGATAAATTGTTGTATGCCTCTTGGCATGCATTGGAGTTTCGGTCTGTTATACCCATAATCACAACTTGAATGGGGGCTAGCCACGCCGGAAAACGACCCGCATAATGTTCAATTAAAATGCCAATGAAACGTTCAAAAGAACCTAATATTGCTCTGTGAAGCATGACTGGTGTTTTTCTCTGACCCTGTTCGTCAATGTAAGATGAACCTAGTCGTTCTGGCATTGAAAAATCAACTTGAATTGTGCCACATTGCCAAACTCTGTTTAAACAGTCCTGTAGGGAGAATTCTATTTTAGGACCATAAAAGGCACCTTCCCCAGGGAGTAAATCCCAGTCTAAATTTTTTGCGTTTAATGCATCACTTAATGCCTTCTCAGATTTGTCCCAAATCAGATCACTGCCTACACGCTTTTCTGGCCTCGTTGATAGTTTGATAATGATTGAGTCAAACCCAAACGAACGATAGACTTCAAATACCAAGTCAATAAAGGTAGAAACTTCACTTTGGATTTGATTTTCTGCACAAAAGATATGTGCATCATCTTGGACAAAATTTCTGACACGCATTAAGCCGTGCAATGAACCTGAAGGCTCATTTCTGTGGCAGGAGCCAAATTCTGCGAGTCTTATAGGAAGTTCTTTATAACTTTTAAGTCCCTGATTGAATACTTGTACATGACATGGACAATTCATTGGTTTAATTGCATATTCTCTATTCTCAGATGTTGTTGTAAACATATCCTCCTTGAATTTCTCCCAGTGACCTGATTTTTCCCAAAGAACTCGGTCAACTGCTTGTGGAGTTTTTATTTCTTGATATCCATTAGAGCGAAGCAAATTTCTAATATATTGTTCTAGAACTTGATAAATTGACCATCCTTTTGGGTGCCAAAATATCATTCCAGGTGACTCCTCTTGAGTATGGAAAAGGCCTAATTGTT harbors:
- a CDS encoding DUF1824 family protein — its product is MSQHDIQSLRDLNELRTAPVLKKQQKEKLLKELQMEMAKAEWFTLGIMAPSANQSLMTIRQIERILVWPPMELVEAPEEEGPVFLKANQSSGEIRIRHEEGLGEGILISSHHTDPTEPTFTWGPLPLDLFNS
- the thrS gene encoding threonine--tRNA ligase, encoding MPAITLPDGSKKNFRSSVTIMEIAESIGPGLAKAAVAGKVNGELLDTCIPINSDANVSIITTKDDEGIDIVRHSFAHMVGHAVKQLFPEAKMAIGPVIKDGFYYDISYKEPFTPDDLVQIEARINKLIEQDYDVMVEVVSHEAARETFLKRNEIYKVELVDSIPNNETIKLYKHQEYIDMCRGPHVPNTRHLRSFKLTKVSGAYWRGDAKNEMLQRIYGTAWGSKKELKAYLNRIEEAERRDHRKIGKQLGLFHTQEESPGMIFWHPKGWSIYQVLEQYIRNLLRSNGYQEIKTPQAVDRVLWEKSGHWEKFKEDMFTTTSENREYAIKPMNCPCHVQVFNQGLKSYKELPIRLAEFGSCHRNEPSGSLHGLMRVRNFVQDDAHIFCAENQIQSEVSTFIDLVFEVYRSFGFDSIIIKLSTRPEKRVGSDLIWDKSEKALSDALNAKNLDWDLLPGEGAFYGPKIEFSLQDCLNRVWQCGTIQVDFSMPERLGSSYIDEQGQRKTPVMLHRAILGSFERFIGILIEHYAGRFPAWLAPIQVVIMGITDRNSNACQEAYNNLSKSGFRVQLDLRNEKVGFKIREHTLQKVPFLLIIGDKEQEKGEVSVRTLKAEDLGSMSLTSFSQILQNQISKLGRVNQN